CATAACCAACTTCGCCAAAATCATTCACTCCTTGTATACCATAATCTGTTTTTTCTGTTTTCTTAATATTTTCTGGTAATTTGTTCGTTTTTACATTATAAATCACCCAATGAATAAAAGTTCCGCCCGGAGCATCAGGATCTTCAACAATTATAGCATAGGTTTTAGCATTAGGCACTTCATCCCATTGAAGATCTGGAGATACATTAGATCCATCACATGTATATTTTACTGGGATAAAATCCTCATGCTTAAAAGCAGAAGACCTAACATTCATAATTACAAAATCTCTAACAAGAATAAAAATTTTTATATTTTCCTTTCTGGGTAATACTCTTTCTCTTCATGTCCATTTTTAGTTATCTTTGCAACTATAACTCCAGTCCCTGTATAAGGATCCCTTTTTATTGACGAGAAAATAGCTCTTCTAGCTAAATCTGCAGCTTCATCTAGTGTCATATCTGGTCTGTATTCATCTTCAATAACTCCTATAGCTTCGACAGAACCTGAGCCAGTAGCTGTATAATCTTCTTCTGTTATATCTCCCACATAATCTAAATTATAAAGTTTGGGTTGATCATCAACTCCACCAATTAGTATTTGAACTAAATAAGGAAGATACTTTGACGAAGAAAGAATATTTGCAAGATAAGTAGCTAGTGCTTTAATTGTTGTTGGTCTCATGCCAGTAATGAGATTGTAATGATAAATGTTCTTTAGAATTTCATAAATGAATTGAAGATCTGCGACGCTTCCTGCTGTAGTTATGCCAATATGAGGAGCTATGTACAAAACTTTCCTAACATATTTATGCGCTACATAAAGTCCAGCACTAGCTCTTCTATCAGCAGCCAGTACAACTCCATCCTTTACTTTAATACCCACTGTGGTAGTACCTGTTTTTAAGATCTTCAACTTTGGAGAATCCATCATAAAATCTTAATGTAAAACTACTTAATAAAACCAACAATTCCTAAGATCTCTTCTGCTAAATCTAAAATCGATCCATCTTTGAAAGGTTCTCCACTTATCATCAAACCTACTGGCAAGCCATTAAGCGACGTGACTGGTAATGAGATCGATGGAGCCCCAACAGTATTAAATATTTCAGTGTTTGCAATTAATGAATCTCTATATTTTAGTTCATTACCTATAACTTCTGAGATTTTAGGAGCTACAATCCTTGTTGTAGGTGATAGAAGCGCGTCAACTTTTTTGAATATCCTGAAATATTCTTCTATAAGTATTTTGCGTAATCTTAATGCATTTACGTAATCTACTGCGGATATTTGAAAACCACTTTCAATTAATTTTCTGACATCATTAAAGTATTCATCTTTATATTCTTTGTAATATTTGAGGTGATATGAGGAACCTTCAGCTAATGCAATATTTTTTCTTACTTCTCCCGAATATTTTGTTATCATGTCATTCTTTATTTCAATTATATCAAAGTATGACGATAGTTTGTTAATTG
The nucleotide sequence above comes from Sulfurisphaera javensis. Encoded proteins:
- the psmB gene encoding archaeal proteasome endopeptidase complex subunit beta — encoded protein: MDSPKLKILKTGTTTVGIKVKDGVVLAADRRASAGLYVAHKYVRKVLYIAPHIGITTAGSVADLQFIYEILKNIYHYNLITGMRPTTIKALATYLANILSSSKYLPYLVQILIGGVDDQPKLYNLDYVGDITEEDYTATGSGSVEAIGVIEDEYRPDMTLDEAADLARRAIFSSIKRDPYTGTGVIVAKITKNGHEEKEYYPERKI
- a CDS encoding YbhB/YbcL family Raf kinase inhibitor-like protein, producing the protein MNVRSSAFKHEDFIPVKYTCDGSNVSPDLQWDEVPNAKTYAIIVEDPDAPGGTFIHWVIYNVKTNKLPENIKKTEKTDYGIQGVNDFGEVGYGGPCPPRTHPPHRYFFNVYALDIEFPVKSGVTADDLKSMMEGHIIDKGVIMGKYKRR